DNA from Bacteroidia bacterium:
CTTAGAAATATTTCGTTACATCAAATTGAAAATGGAATTAGAGGATTCACAAAAGAACTATTTTGATTCAATTTCAAATAAAAATACATCAGAAAATTAATTTTCTGATTTTAGAACTTATTTTTATTGATTTCCTTTTCAGCCTTTGTTAAAATTTAGCAATAAATTCACCTGTAAAACTTTTAGAATTCATAGCCAAGTAAAAGACGATAATTGTTTTCCTTCACATCAAGTTTTCCGTTACTGCCGTATGATTTATGAGTATATAAATTGGTTATGCCAAACCATGCTTCACAAGCAATAGAAAATCCTTTTACTATTTTACATTTTACTTTAACTCCAGTATTCATTGCAAACTTTTTATAATCTTTGCTAATATCAATTTCTTCCAACATAACTCCATTGTTCCAAAATGGGTCATGATAAGTTCTGTTTCTTACAGATAAAATATATTGTCCTTTAAATAGAAATCCCAACTGGAATATATTTTTTTCAAAACAAGGATTAATACCAAGTTCAATGGAGCGAAATAAGATGATGTTTTTAGAAATGGGATCTTCGAGAATACTTATAGGATTATTAATTGCACCACCAAAGGTGTAATATCCAATAAAAATCGGCATTTTTATTTTTTTGTATTTGGAATCGGGTAAATTATATAGATTTATTGAATATGAAATTCTTGCTGTTGGTTGAACCCAAAATGCTTGCATATAATCAATGAAGTTCAAAGAACTATATTCACCAACATTTGTATATTTCCATGAAGTGGTATTATATCCTGCTCCTGCTTCAATTCCAAAACCATTGTTAGATTTTTTTTCTTCTTGTGCAAACGAACATAAATAATTAACAAGACAGGCAGTAAAAATAAAATATCTTATGATTCTGGACTTTAGCATTTATTATACAATTACACACTCATTAGCAATAAAATATAAAACAGTCTTTTAAATTATAATTAAATGCCGAGAATCATTTAAAATTAATTTTCGATTCTAAAGAACCATCAGGGCTTGTCATTACCAAATAACATTTTGTAAATAATTTATTATATCCGGCATCCCGATATGTTAGTTTCTGCCAAATTGCTTTATTGGTAATTGGTTGAAATGTAGGTAAACCATAGTGCCATGAATTACAATCAGGCATATTTCCATAGGTGGTAGTATCACCCTGAGTATTTATTTTGAAAAGTTTGTAATTATAATAATAAACTGCTTCATTATTATTTAGCCAATAACAAATAAATCCATTAAAACCGTATTCAAACCATTTAAAATAAGTACTGTCTTTATCGAAAAAATGAAAATAAATTCCATGCTCATCGCTAAATATTATTGTATTATCATTATTCCATTTATATTTAGTATTCAAAGGCAAAATACGAACAACAGTATCGGATTTAGAATCACAGATAGTAGTTGCATAACTGTATGCCGGATTACTATAAAAATAATAACGTGCATCAGGACTCCAATTTGGATTATAACCTACAGTTGTAGTGACTTGTGTAAGGCTATCGCCATTACTCTTTATTTTCCACATGGTATTTCCGGGAAGATTAAAGATTAACCAGTCATTTATTCCCCATGAAGGAACTCCCCATATTTCACCCGAAAATATTATCTGTTTTGATTTAGTAAGGAGATTGCATTTATAAAGATTTTTTCCATTTTTATCTGTAATAAGGACAGCTATTTCATATGAGTTATTCGGGTTAAAACATGGGTTTTCATAGCTTATAGTATCAAACGTATATTCATAACCCCAGCCCGGATCTATTGGTGGAGTTAAAGTATAGCAGGAGTCTGGTTGCTCAACAGGTTGTAAATTGTGGACTTGAGAATTAATTATTTGTTCTTTTTTACAACTAATAATGAAAGAAGAAATTAAAGCTATTAAGATTACAGCATAAGATACACGAATAAATAAAAGAAAAGATTTGTTATTTTTCATTGTTTCTGTTTGATAAATGATTTAACAAAAACCTTCTCATCAGTAAATACTTTGCAAAAATACATTCCGCAGTTCAATTGTTCAATATTTAAATTGACTATAGGATTAGTTTCTGACATGTTATTAAATTTTTTACATATTAATATTTTACCTGTAACACTGTATATTTCAATATTACCTTTCAGCATTTTGTTTGAATCGAATTTAATAGAAAGTGATTCAAATGCAGGATTTGGGAAAATACCAATAGTTATTGGTTGGATATTATATTCAGGAATACCCACATTATTTATACTTAATTTTGACACAAAAACATCTTTACCTCCTTTTGAAACTAATGATATATCTCCTGAATCTGAAGGTAAAGTAATATTATTAACAAAGGAACCACATAGAAATAGATTATTCATCTTATATGGTTTAGCATAAATTGTATTATTAGTTCCCTGTAAAGAAATGGAATCGGTTATTGAACCTGAAGAATTATATTGAAGTATCTGACCATTGCTCATATAAATAAATGAATTACTATTATCATCTAAAAACATAGAAGCAGGGTTCGTATTTCCTGAACCAACATATTGTTTTACCCAGATATTAGTGCCATCATTATTATATTTTGCAACAAAAGCATTTCTTGAACCAATTGGTGTTAGGTAGTTATTGGAGTTGTTAAAATCTAATGCTATACTATCAGTAAAAAATCCAGAAATCCATATTTTATCTGAAATATCAATACCGACTGATATTATTTCTGCCCATGCTTTATTGTTAACTGGATGAGCCCATGTAAGCTGACCAAGAGTATTGAATTTTGCAATAAATGCACCATTACTACACGAAGCTGTAATTAAAAAAGTATCAACTCCCGGATTAATATCCATAATGCCAGAAAACCGACCAATTAAATATACATTTCCATTATTATCAGAAGCAATTTTTGAGTTAAATACGTTATCATCACTTGTTGTATTTATTGCCCATTCTAATAAACCTGATGAATTATATTTTGCTACAAAAACAGCATCAGAGAATGGTTGAGTAGAAGTAAGAAAGAAAGTATTTGGGTAAGATGGGTCAAAATCAATAGTTCCTCTAAAATCACCAGTAATATAAACATTTTGATTTGTATCTGCTGTTATTGACCATCCGTGCCCATCATCATCACTTGGATAACTTCCTGCATTTAATGCTCTTGCCCATAAACAAGTACCATTGGTGTCAAGTTTAGCAAAAAACATTACCTGACCAAGATCACATAAAAGAATTGGGCCGTTTATAGTATTAAATCTTGGACAACCATTCCCGAAAATATAAATATTATCTGAGGCATCAGATGTAATAGTTAAAATAGAATTATAACCTATATTTTGAGCCCATTTAAAGTTTCCGCTACTATCATATTTTACAATAAATCCTGATTCATTAAAGCCATTAGGTGACCCATTCAATAGTTGTGTAGGTTGAGCACATGTAAAATCCATTGTATCAACAAAAGTACCGATTATATATATACTTCCTTTTGAATCAACAGTAATATTGGAAGGTGATTCATTCAATGTACTTCCGAAAGAACATCCCCAATTAGTTGTATAAGTTATTTGAGCCTGACATTGTAGATGTATTGCTGCTAATAAGACTAAAGGGAAGAAGATTACAAGTATTTTCATAAAGAAAGATTTATTCTTTTTTAATAAGACAAATTAATAAGATAAATAGTTGTCCATAAGCACATAATTATTTTTTACTTTACAAAAGTATAAAAAGCAAGTGGATGATTTTCCACCTGCTATTGTATTACGATATATCAATTTTCATTTTTTTTGTTTAACAAATGATTTAACTATTACCTTTTCATCTGTTAACACTTTGCAAAAATATATCCCGCTATTTAATTGCTCAACGTTCAAATTAATTATATAATTGTTACCAAAAACATTGTTGAATTTTTTAGACATTTGAACTTTACCTGTAACATCATAAATTTCAATATTACCTTTTAGTGATTTACTTGAATTGAATTCAACAAAAAGAGCATCAGTTGTAGGATTAGGGAAAATATTAATATTGAAATTATCTTCATTTATTTTAATGCTTGTTAATGCCGTATCCATCACATGAACAGAATATGCTACTTTAAGTTCACCCGGAGGTAATGGAATCCATTGATCCATTGGATTTCCTGCCATGTCAGCAATTATATGCCAACAATATGTAATTGCATTTACAGTGAAGGTGTTTTGAGAAAATACCGGAGAATTAAACAAAAACCAAGGTTCACCAGTTATATTTGCCGGATCATATTTTAAACCTGTTGTTGCATTTAATCTTGCCCAATAAGCAATACCATGTTCAGTTGAATTAAAAACATCCTGATAATTTAAAGTTACACGATAACGTTGAGCTCTGTATTTTGTGCCTAAAGGAGCTGTAAAACTCGTTAGTGAATTAAAAGCATTATTAACTACAAAAACAGAATCAAAAATTGATTCAGGTAATATTGTTCTTGAAATAGGATTGCCAGAATGATATACCCTGTATATTGGAGTATTAATCATTTCCAAAGCTTTACCAGCATCTATTAATCCCCATGCGTTCTTAGTAGTAAATGTAGCACCCGGATATTCTCTGTTATCAGCGGTACGTTGCAAAATTTGTTCAACATCTTCGGGAGCGAGATTATTTTGATAACCATTAATAATGTTGTGTCTGCTATGCATTAATGCAGCGACACCGGAAACATGAGGTGCAGCAGCCGATGTTCCAATAAAACATTGATAATTTGGATATAATGAAGAAGTACATCCATTAGAGAAATTGAAAGGATAGGCATGATCTATTGTAGTTGAAACAACTTCCGTAACTCCAGGTGCAACAAAGTCCATTGCATAAACATATGAAATACCGGAACCGGCATCAAAACTCTCAAACCACCAATCTCCAAAGTTGTCATTCCATTCTTTTTTTAATCCAGTTGTACCGCTTGCACCAACACTTAACAACATTTCATCTTTATAACATGGAGGATAAATAGTCGGAGATGCCATTCCTATTCTGTTTCCTCTTGCAGCAACATATGTGCAGTTATTCTGCCAGCAAGAAATAATAGCTTTTTCAAAAAGAGTATCACTCTGCCAACTACCCCAGCTATGATTTTGTACATGTAAACCATATCCATAGCCTGTTGTGGTAGAAGCTGAACCATTAACAATTGCATCTGCTACATCAGCCATTCCAACAAAGAAGTTCGTATCGTTAAGATTATAAAATATTCCAAATGAATATAAAAGAACGCCAGAATTGCCAGATAAAACATCTCCACCTGCTATACCAGCAATTCCTTTAGAATTATTTCGTAAAGCTCCTATTATTCCGGCACAAGCAGTACCATGACTATAGGTCGGGTCTGTAACATTTGATATGTCTGAATTCGTATGATAATCCCATCCACCTTTTATTTTTGAACCACTAAAAGTTCCATCTCCAAAATCTTCATGAGCCCAATAAATCGGGTCATCAAAAACTCCAACTTTTATATAATCCCTTCCTGTTTCTATATCCCAAGCGGGATTAATATTTATATTTGCACTGTCATAAAGTAATGTAGGAATAAGACTGCTTTGTTCGGCAGTTAATAAAGGATCGTTGGAATTAGCAAATTCTACTGCACTTAGAAAATTTCTTTCTGCAAAATGTACTTTAGGAGATAATTTATTTAAACTATCTGCTATTCTTTGTTCATTAAAATCAGAAGGAATAATTACTGAAAGAGCTGACCAGAAAGTAGGCATATGAATAGTGTCCCCAAGCCTTGTTATTGATAAAGAATCGGCTGTTGTCATTTTTCGGAATATCCTAAAAGTAGGAACCTTTTCCCAACTAATTCCAGTTTTTTGATTCATTTGGGTAATAACCTGTGGTTTTACAAAATCAATCAATGTTCCAGCTTCGTATTCGACTTTATCAATAGTACTTCTGATAACGGAAGAAGAATCAAAATCAATTATTAATTCATGTGCATTCCAGAGCGAATCTCCACTTCCGGCAATGCTATGAGGTTTATCCTTAATAGAATATTTTACGGTTGCAAACTTTGTTGTTGATCCATCATTTGTAGTGCCAGTAACAAATACATCATTATTAGCAACTATTAATTGGGCTGCTTTTTCAGAAGAATTAGTATTCTCAGAAACTTTCTCTAATAACAAATTACCATTATCATCATAGCTTTGAGTAACAAAGTTGCGAGTTCCGTTAATATCTGCCTCCCCTGATATATATATTCTACCGGAAGAATTTGTTCTTACTTTTCTTCCCTTTGCAATCTGATTGTCAATTAATGCTGTTTTATTTTTAAGCCAAGCTTGAGTTCCTGTTGGAAAATATTTAGCTAAAACCAGATTTGTTCCACCGTTTGCTTTTTTTGAATAACCAGTTATCAGAATATTATTTGTTGGAGTTAGAGTTAATCCATATCCTTCATCGTCTTGTCCATATTGGTCAATATATTGTGCCCATTGAATAGCTAAACTATTTGATAATGCAAGGAGTTTAATATTTTTATTACTTCCGCTCTGACTTGTACCAAGTAGATAAATATTACCTGAACTATTAATAGCCATTTCAGAAGGGAGGTCATAACCGTTTCCGGTAGTTGCATGTCTTTGTACTGCTACTTGTGTTCCTGCTGAATTATATTTAACAATGCAAAAATCAGAGTTGTTTAAATTATTTGCACTTGCACCTGCAACGAAAATATTTCCACTATTATCTATTTCCATTGAAGTAGCAATTTCAGGTAAGTTAGTATAATTATATCTTTTAGTCCAAAGCAATGTTCCACTTGAATTATATTTTAAAGTAGCATAATCTGTAAATGTTCCAAGACCATTACTGCTCCCTGTTATATAAATATTTCCAGAAGCATCTAAACGAATAGCAACAGGAACATCATCGCCATTTCCGGTTCCATTATACTGTTTTGTCCAAATAAGTGTACCAGTTGATGTGTATTTAATTAACCTGTAATCGAGGTTACTTCCATTACTTACTGAACCGCAAACATAAATATTACCTGAATTATCAATTGCAATATCAGTACCATAATCGTTTTGACTTAGTGTGCCATTTGTTTGCTGCCATACTGTAGAACCATCAATTCCAATACAAGTGACTAATATATCAGACTGCCCTCCGGTTGTATTATTCCCAACATAAATAAAATTTCCGTTGGGATGCAGTTTACAGGCAACATAATCGTATTGTCCGGGAATCCCTTCAACGTGTTCCCAATCCTTGTTAATATATGTCTGCTGTGCAGAAACATATTGGCATATTATTAAAAATAGCCCTGAAAAAAATAGATGTGTAAAATTTTTCATATGTATTAGGTTTAAGTTATTTTAATTCTATAGCAATTTTCCTATAAATTCTTACCTTTTTTGTTTTTAATTCAACAATGTACAAACCAGAAGTTAAGACCGTTGTTTCAAACCTTGTTTTACCAAAACTCCTTCAATCTAATAGTTATTTAATAATAAATTTATTACTATATACTTTTCCATCTAAAACAACTTTAAGTAAATACATTCCTTGAGTTAATGACGAAACATCAAGATTGAAATTATCTCTTCCTTTTGTTAGTTTATCTGATTGTTTTGAAATTAATATTCTGCCTGATATATCTATAATATCAACCATATATGTTTCAGTCTTTTCAGTTTCAAAAGTCAAAGTAAGTATATCGCTTGCAGGATTAGGAAATAAAATAATCTTATCTGAAGTGGAAGATAGTTCATTTATATTTGATCCAATCAATGAGCCTCCTCCATTGGTGGTTTTGTAAATTGCACCATACCATCCAACTGCATAACAAGTGCTATCGTTTGTACAATACACGCCATTTAAATACGCATAATTAGAACCATAATTTAGTTGTTGAGGATACCACTTAACTCCATCAATTGTTTTTAAAACAAATTTAAGGTCTGTTGCGTTTCCTTGCCCGACAGCATAACCGACATTTTCATTTATCATAAAAATATCGTTAATCATTGACATATTTTGAAAATCTTTTGTTACCCATGTGTTTCCTCCATCTGTGGTTTTGGTAATTGTGGCAAAGCCATAGTTTGGTGATCCGCCCCAACCAAGACCTCCCATATATCCTACACTATCGTTAAGAAAGTGTAAAGGGAAGAATGTTCTGTTTATTGTATTGGTATAAAAATATGACCAGCTATTCCCTCCGTTAATTGTTTTGTGTCCTCCTGCACCATCAGAAACATAACCAACATTGGGAGAAGGAAAATAAATACTCCTTCCTGATGCAATTACAGTATCTTCAATCCAGTTGACTCCTCCGTCAATTGTTTTATAAAACATAAGAGTGCCATCGCTGTTGCAAGCGAACCCTTTTAACTCATCAATAAAAAAAATTGATTTAAAAGCTTCTCCGGGTCCGGGACGTGATATAAACCAGTTATCTCCGGCATCTGTTGTTTTAAATATCATTCCTCCATCTCCGCAGACGAAGCCAATATTTTGGGAAGTAAAATAAATAGAATAGAGATTCCCTTGCAATGGGACAAATGTAGTGTCCCAAGTATTTCCATAATTCAATGTTCTTAATATTACACCAGAACCAATATTTAGAGAAGTGTCAACCCAGCTTCCAACAACATATCCTGTGCTGTCGTTGGCGAAATAGACGGCACTATAATCAAATTTATTGTCTTCTTGTGTAATAAGGTTCCATTGAGATTTTGCATTTATATACAATAGCATAAATAACCCCAAAAGAAGATATTTAAATAATGTTTGCATAACATTATTGTTTAATAAATTTTTTAGAAAATATTTTATTGTTGTTTTTATATTCAATTAAATATATTCCAGAGCTAAAATCTGAAACATCAATTTTAATTATTTCATTGCTTTGTTTATTTATGTTTGCCATTGTCCTAATCTTTTTACCTAAAATATTATAAATACAAACAGAGGATTGTTTATCGTTTTGAATACCTGAAATAGATATAAAAATATCATTTATACAAGGGTTTGGAAAAATGTCAAATAATGAAGATAATTCTGTTGTATTAACAGACCATAAAGAATCAACATTTAAGAGCATTGGTCTTAAAATAGAGCCAATAAGAATATAATTATTATTTATTTTTTTCCATTCTTCAATTTTAATTCCAATAGCAAATTTTCCTATTGAAGTGGGGTGCATTGTAAGTGTGCCAGTAATAGAATCAATAAATATTCCATTAGGATATGAATAATTTGATACACAAGTATAAGGTGCTAAACTGTATGATAAACTATCTCCATCTTGATCAACTGCCCCTGAATTATAAGACCAATTGCAACAACTTACTGATACAGCCTGATTATTACTAAAATAAGGAGAGCTATTATAGAATATTGGATTAATTGGGATTCTTAGAGAATCTTGTAAACAAAATTTTTCATTTCCTAAATTTGTAATGTTAGTAATACCTGTTAATAAGAAACTGTCCTGATAGGAAATAACAAAAATACCTGGACCTGGATATGAATGTATCCCACTGTACATTGCTTTAATACCGATAAAAGAATCAATTATTGTTGTATCAATCCGTTGCAGTGTATCAGGGTCTGGACTGTCACCCCAGTATAATAGAATATGGGTTCGATTTACATAATTACTCAAATCCTGATAGATATTAATTTTTGTTTGATAAGTATTGCCAGCAATACGAGAAACTATTATTTCACCACTTCTAATATCCTGAGCAAACACATTGGTTTTTAATAATGTTATTAAAAGAAGTGAAAAGAATATCTTTTCAACAAATAATATTTGACTTTTAATATTCAATCTAATATTTATTTAATAATAAATTTATTACTATATACTTTT
Protein-coding regions in this window:
- a CDS encoding T9SS type A sorting domain-containing protein codes for the protein MKILVIFFPLVLLAAIHLQCQAQITYTTNWGCSFGSTLNESPSNITVDSKGSIYIIGTFVDTMDFTCAQPTQLLNGSPNGFNESGFIVKYDSSGNFKWAQNIGYNSILTITSDASDNIYIFGNGCPRFNTINGPILLCDLGQVMFFAKLDTNGTCLWARALNAGSYPSDDDGHGWSITADTNQNVYITGDFRGTIDFDPSYPNTFFLTSTQPFSDAVFVAKYNSSGLLEWAINTTSDDNVFNSKIASDNNGNVYLIGRFSGIMDINPGVDTFLITASCSNGAFIAKFNTLGQLTWAHPVNNKAWAEIISVGIDISDKIWISGFFTDSIALDFNNSNNYLTPIGSRNAFVAKYNNDGTNIWVKQYVGSGNTNPASMFLDDNSNSFIYMSNGQILQYNSSGSITDSISLQGTNNTIYAKPYKMNNLFLCGSFVNNITLPSDSGDISLVSKGGKDVFVSKLSINNVGIPEYNIQPITIGIFPNPAFESLSIKFDSNKMLKGNIEIYSVTGKILICKKFNNMSETNPIVNLNIEQLNCGMYFCKVFTDEKVFVKSFIKQKQ
- a CDS encoding S8 family serine peptidase codes for the protein MKNFTHLFFSGLFLIICQYVSAQQTYINKDWEHVEGIPGQYDYVACKLHPNGNFIYVGNNTTGGQSDILVTCIGIDGSTVWQQTNGTLSQNDYGTDIAIDNSGNIYVCGSVSNGSNLDYRLIKYTSTGTLIWTKQYNGTGNGDDVPVAIRLDASGNIYITGSSNGLGTFTDYATLKYNSSGTLLWTKRYNYTNLPEIATSMEIDNSGNIFVAGASANNLNNSDFCIVKYNSAGTQVAVQRHATTGNGYDLPSEMAINSSGNIYLLGTSQSGSNKNIKLLALSNSLAIQWAQYIDQYGQDDEGYGLTLTPTNNILITGYSKKANGGTNLVLAKYFPTGTQAWLKNKTALIDNQIAKGRKVRTNSSGRIYISGEADINGTRNFVTQSYDDNGNLLLEKVSENTNSSEKAAQLIVANNDVFVTGTTNDGSTTKFATVKYSIKDKPHSIAGSGDSLWNAHELIIDFDSSSVIRSTIDKVEYEAGTLIDFVKPQVITQMNQKTGISWEKVPTFRIFRKMTTADSLSITRLGDTIHMPTFWSALSVIIPSDFNEQRIADSLNKLSPKVHFAERNFLSAVEFANSNDPLLTAEQSSLIPTLLYDSANININPAWDIETGRDYIKVGVFDDPIYWAHEDFGDGTFSGSKIKGGWDYHTNSDISNVTDPTYSHGTACAGIIGALRNNSKGIAGIAGGDVLSGNSGVLLYSFGIFYNLNDTNFFVGMADVADAIVNGSASTTTGYGYGLHVQNHSWGSWQSDTLFEKAIISCWQNNCTYVAARGNRIGMASPTIYPPCYKDEMLLSVGASGTTGLKKEWNDNFGDWWFESFDAGSGISYVYAMDFVAPGVTEVVSTTIDHAYPFNFSNGCTSSLYPNYQCFIGTSAAAPHVSGVAALMHSRHNIINGYQNNLAPEDVEQILQRTADNREYPGATFTTKNAWGLIDAGKALEMINTPIYRVYHSGNPISRTILPESIFDSVFVVNNAFNSLTSFTAPLGTKYRAQRYRVTLNYQDVFNSTEHGIAYWARLNATTGLKYDPANITGEPWFLFNSPVFSQNTFTVNAITYCWHIIADMAGNPMDQWIPLPPGELKVAYSVHVMDTALTSIKINEDNFNINIFPNPTTDALFVEFNSSKSLKGNIEIYDVTGKVQMSKKFNNVFGNNYIINLNVEQLNSGIYFCKVLTDEKVIVKSFVKQKK
- a CDS encoding T9SS type A sorting domain-containing protein, which translates into the protein MQTLFKYLLLGLFMLLYINAKSQWNLITQEDNKFDYSAVYFANDSTGYVVGSWVDTSLNIGSGVILRTLNYGNTWDTTFVPLQGNLYSIYFTSQNIGFVCGDGGMIFKTTDAGDNWFISRPGPGEAFKSIFFIDELKGFACNSDGTLMFYKTIDGGVNWIEDTVIASGRSIYFPSPNVGYVSDGAGGHKTINGGNSWSYFYTNTINRTFFPLHFLNDSVGYMGGLGWGGSPNYGFATITKTTDGGNTWVTKDFQNMSMINDIFMINENVGYAVGQGNATDLKFVLKTIDGVKWYPQQLNYGSNYAYLNGVYCTNDSTCYAVGWYGAIYKTTNGGGSLIGSNINELSSTSDKIILFPNPASDILTLTFETEKTETYMVDIIDISGRILISKQSDKLTKGRDNFNLDVSSLTQGMYLLKVVLDGKVYSNKFIIK
- a CDS encoding T9SS type A sorting domain-containing protein, which gives rise to MNIKSQILFVEKIFFSLLLITLLKTNVFAQDIRSGEIIVSRIAGNTYQTKINIYQDLSNYVNRTHILLYWGDSPDPDTLQRIDTTIIDSFIGIKAMYSGIHSYPGPGIFVISYQDSFLLTGITNITNLGNEKFCLQDSLRIPINPIFYNSSPYFSNNQAVSVSCCNWSYNSGAVDQDGDSLSYSLAPYTCVSNYSYPNGIFIDSITGTLTMHPTSIGKFAIGIKIEEWKKINNNYILIGSILRPMLLNVDSLWSVNTTELSSLFDIFPNPCINDIFISISGIQNDKQSSVCIYNILGKKIRTMANINKQSNEIIKIDVSDFSSGIYLIEYKNNNKIFSKKFIKQ